A stretch of DNA from Phycisphaerae bacterium:
TCGTTGGTACCGAGCCGAGCTGTATCCTCTCATTTGTTGACGAGTATCCGCAATTGCTACAGGGACAGGCCGCGCAAACCGTCGCGGCGAGCATTCGAACAATCGAAACATTCCTGGCCGAGGTGGTTCGCGAGAACTCCGGGCTGCTCAATTCCGGGTCGGATTCGCTGCCGCTGCTGTACCACGGCCACTGCCACCAGAAAGCCATCGTCGGAACCGACGACGCAATGGCAGTTATGAAGCACGTCTGGGGAGAGGGAGCCCGTTTGATCAACTCCGGATGTTGCGGGATGGCGGGCTCGTTCGGGCACGAGAAGGCTCACTACGACGTTGCTCGCGCGATTGGCGAGGAGCGGCTCTTCCCAGCCGTTCGGTCTCGGGGCGAAGCGGCCATTGCCGTTTCCGGATTCTCGTGCCGCCATCAGATCGGACACCACACCGACGCCCGCCCGCGGCACCTCATCGAGTACATCGCCGACTCCGTCCTGTTGCCGGATGAGTCCGATTGACATCGTGAACGTCGGCGCGTGGTCGAAGTTGTTCCCGGGATCATCCATCGATACCATCCAGCGGTCAGCGCGGATGCTTCCCCGGCACCCGCAAAGGGGGAAAGATGGATGTCACCACCGAAGCCGCCTAGGAACCCTGCATGGTTGCCGCTCAAGGGTGTCCCCCGCCCGAACCTGCTGCTTTTTTGCGCCGCAGCATTCTTCGTCATCGCCGCGCTCATCGCGCTGGTCGGCTTGGTATTCAGCGGACCGTGGTCTGATGCCCTGCGAGATTACCTCACCGCGCATCTTGCGGCCTTCGCGCTGCTCTCCATGGCTCTCTTCGGACTGCTGTTCACGCTGCTGATTTCACGCGGACTTTCTGACCACAAAGGCATGCTTTCCGTAACATGTGTCGATCACCGTACCAACGGGGCTGAAGTGTTGTATCGACGAGCGACCGAGTGGGTTCGGTCGGCCGAGCGTGAGGTTTCCATTCTCCAGAGCCCGGTGCCCGTTGCCCCGCCGCCCAATGCGCCGCCGCTTCTCTCCGGCGATTTCTACGACGCCATCATCGAGCAGACCCGCCGGGGCGTGCGATATTCGCACGTGTTTCAGATCAACGGCCCGAATGAACTTGCGGGCGTCCTGGAGGACGCCGCGCTTGCCGGCCACGTGGAACTCGCCTTCGTCCGCCGCGCGGCCGGGTCCGACACAGCCGTGGCCAACATCCGGCTCAAATGGGCTCGAACCTCATTTGGCGATACACTCGTGTTCATTGACGACGCACGGTTGATCTGGCACCTTCACGAGAAAGCATCGGATGGCAAAAGCGTTCTGGCCGGCATGATGTTCATGGAGGATCCCGAGGGGGACGTGCTCGCGACGGTTCGCCGCATCTATGATCGATTGGACGGCCAGGCGACGCTGCTCCTCGAGGACCCGATGCGATCCGCGCGGCCGAGCAGCGGCAACAGGCATCCGTCGTCCACGACGCCGCCCTTGCTGGATTGGCGCCGACCTTAGGGACAGCATCAGCTTTGATCGGCCTGGCAACAACTGCATGCCGAATGACACGGAGATCACATGGCCCGCACCGGACTGGTTCAAGACGAACGCTTTGAACGCCACCTGACCGGACAGTTTCACCCAGAGCGTCCCGAGCGGCTGGTGGCTATTCGACGGCGGCTTCGCGAGAGCGATCTGGAGTCGGCCTGCGAGCCAATTGCTGTCACCCCCGTGGATATGACCCAGGTGCGGCGCAACCACGACGAACCGTACCTGCAACGACTCCGGCAAGCCTGTGCGGACGGAGCCCCGTTCATCGACACGCCCGACAGCGGCATCTGCAAGGAGAGCTTTGAGATCGCCCAACTCGCCACGGGGGCAGTCCTCAACGCCGTCGATGATGTGATGAGCGGAAGGCTCAAGAACGCCTTCTGCGCCGTGCGCCCTCCAGGGCACCACGCCGAACACCATGTGTCGCTCGGATTCTGTCTGTTCAACAACATCGCCATCGCCGCGCGGCATTTGCTCGAGGACCACGGCCTGTCCCGCGTACTCATCCTCGACTTCGACGTTCACCACGGCAACGGTACACAGCACAGCTTCGAGAGCGATCCGCGCCTGCTCTTTGTCAGCCTCCACGGCCACCCCAGCATCGTTTACCCCGGCACGGGTTACGAACATGAGCGCGGCAAAGGAGAAGGCGAAGGGTTCACGATCAACATCCCCATACTTCCACCGGGACTCGACGAAGTCTGGCGCCGAGCTTTCGACGATCCGATCCACCCGGCCATTGAGCGATTCCAGCCCGAGTTTGTCCTCGTTTCGGCCGGATTCGATGCGCACGTGCAGGATCCACTTGCGCCGCTCGAACTGGACACCGCCTCGTTCGGCTGGATGACCGATTACCTGCTCGATAGCGCCCGGCGCCACTGCTCGGGCCGCCTGGTGAGCATCCTCGAGGGCGGATACCACCTCGGCGCCCTCGCCGATTGCGTGGAACTCCATGTCAGCCGATTGGTCCAGAGCCCGGCGTCGTGACAACTTGTGACATCGCCCGTTGTCAATAATCTAGGCGTGAGGACGAACCTCACTCTGGGAGAGCCTGCGTCATGCTGCAATTGTGCGCGGTAAGAAAGAGCTTTGGGGCAACACGGGCGGTCGATGACCTGACACTGGAAATCCAGCGCGGGGAAATCTTCGGCCTGCTCGGTCCCAACGGAGCGGGCAAGAGCACGACCGTGGCGCTGTCCGTGGGACTTCTGGTGCCCGATGGCGGGACCGTAAGCATCAATGGCGGCGGGGCTCCAACGAACCCTGCGGTTCGCGCGCAAATCGGCACCGCGCCTCAAGCGCTGGCCCTATACGAAGACCTCAGCGCAGAGGACAACATCCGCTTCTTCGGGAGATTGCAGGGTCTTACCGGCCGGAGACTTCGCGAGCGTGTGGCGTGGGCACTGGATTTCGTAGGCTTGACGGAGCGTCGCCGCGACCGGGTCAAGACCTACTCGGGCGGAATGAAACGACGAGCGAACCTCGCGGTCGCCATCGTGCACGATCCGCCGCTGCTGTTGCTTGACGAGCCCACCGTCGGAGTCGATCCCCAATCGCGGAACGCCATCTTCGAAAAAATCCTGGCACTGCGGGAGCACGGAACGACTGTCATCTACACGACGCACTACATGGAGGAAGCGGAGCGGCTCTGCCACCGGGTGGGCATTATCGACCACGGTCGGCTGCTGGACCTCGACTCCGTGGACGGACTGATCCGCAGACACGGCGGGCGCAGCGTAGTCCGCGCTGAAACGGACCGCGGCGAGGTTCGCGTTGAGACCGACGATCCCGTCGCGGAGCTCGTTCGACTGCAGACGGAGACTCGCCTGTCCTCGTTTCGACTCGAACAACCCGACCTCGAGACGGTGTTCCTCAATCTTACAGGAAGGAGCTTGCGGGACTGATGGGCACGGCACTCACACTCGCAAAGAAAGACCTGTCGCTGCTTTTCCGCGACAAGGTGGGCTTCTTCTTCACGTTCTTCTTCCCAGTGATATACGCCTCGCTGTTCGGTATTGTCTTCTCCGGCATGGGACAGGAGACACGCGCCCTCAAGGTCGCCGTCATCGACGAGGACGACACGGAGCTGTCGCACGAATTCATCCAGCGCATGGTGGACGGTGGCGACATCGATGCCCGCCGCAAGGTTCGCGCTGGTGATACGCTTTGCGACATGGACCGGGAGACGGCGGCCAACCTCGTCCGCAAGGGCCGGCTTGTGGCCTATGTCATCCTGAAAGAGGGCTTTGGCGAGAGCGCCAAGATGCCCTTCTGGGGCGGCTCGCCGAAGATTCGCACAGGAATCGACCCCTCGCGCAAGGCGGAATCGGCCATGCTCCAGGGGGTGCTGACCCGCCGCTACTTCGAGCGCCTCGACACGCTCTTCCGCGACCCCGCAGAAATGAACAGGATGACCGAGGACATGCTCGCCCGGGTCGCCTCCGACACCGATATGGACCCGATCATGCGTATTGCCCTCAGCGCGTTCCTGCCCTCACTGAGCAAGTTCACCACCCAGATTTCGGGCGGCGAAGGTAACGGCGGTTTCGGCGGGATAGAACCCGTCGTCGTCGAAGCCGTCGAGACGCAGCGCGAGAAAGGTCATCCCAAAACCAGCTTCGACATCACCTTCCCGCAGGGCATCGTCTGGGGCATCATGGGTTGCGCCGCGGCCTTCGGCATCTCCCTGGTCGTGGAACGCAACAGCGGCACGCTCATGCGCCTCCGCATCTCCCCCATCCGCTTCGGCGACATCATCGCGGGCAAGGCTCTGGCGTGCTTTCTGACCACCGTCACCGTGGCAGCCTTCCTGTTCCTGTTCGCGAGTATCGTATTCGGACTTCGACCAGACTCCCTGCCGCTTCTCGCCTTGGCGGTCGCATCCTGCGCCGCGTGTTTCACGGGCATCATGATGCTGCTCTCCGTGCTTGGCAAGACGGAGCAGGCCGCGGGAGGTATCGGCTGGGCCATCCTCATGGTCTTCGCCATGATCGGCGGCGGAATGATGCCGCTCATGTTCATGCCTTCTTGGATGCAGACCGCCAGCAACGTCAGCCCAGTCTCCTGGGCCATCTACGCCATGGAGGGCGCGATCTTCCGCGGCTTCTCACCGGCCGAAATGGCCCTGCCCTGCGGTGTGCTCGTCGCCGTCGGAATCCTCGGCCTCTCATTGGGCAGCGTGGTATTCGCCCGCATGGAGCGCACCTAGCTCGATTCCGCCGCACTCCGCGACACTGGAATTCCTCCTGTGGGCTGGTTACGCTAGTCTTTATGAATTCTCCCAAGCGCCGCTCACTGTGCTGGGTGTTTCGATTGATCGGCGTTATCGCCGCCGGAACCTGTCTCGGCTTCGCCCCGCCGAACCTTGGCTCGCAAGTCCCGACCGTCCAGCAACTAGCCGACCGCTACTGGTCGCTTTACTGCGCCCGCTTTCCGACGCAATGCGCACTTGATCGCCAGGATCCCCTGTCCGGCAACTTGGAAGACCTTTCCCCGGCTGCCAACCGTAAATGGCAGCAGGACCTCAACACTCTTCTCATCGATACCGACCGCATTCCCCGGCCGACACTCAGTGCAGACGACCGCCTCACGCTGGACCTGCTTCAGCGCTGCATCCGTGACGAGATTCTCCGTGCTTCGCTGCCTTGGGCCCTGGTGCCTATTACGCCGGTCAGCGGACCGCAAATCGACCTGACGAACTTCGACCGCGATACAAGGGTCGATGACGCGTACATTGCGAGGCTCAGGGCCTTCCCGATACAGATCGCCGACCTTGAGCTCAACATGCACACCGCGGCCCAGTCGGGCTTTGTGCTGCCGTGCCTGCTCGTGGAGCGCACAGTGCCGCAGGTGAACGTCCGCTCGGGCGGCAGATTGATCAAGCTTGCCCTAATTGTCCCTCTCAGTACCTGCGGGACTAACGAGACAATTGAAGAATCGAATGCGCGTTGGGCAAGCACTACTGCTGCGGTCAATGAACAAGTGGATTCGGCGCTTCGCAGCTTGCACGCCTATCTTCTCGACGAGTACATGCCGCTCTGCCGCAATTCGATCGGGCTCGGTGACATTACCGGCGGGGATGCTATCTACGCCGCCGCACTTCGACTCCACGCCACGATTCCCATCAAGCCGGAAGAGGCCCACGAGATGGGAGTCGCCGAGGTTGCGCGCCTAAGAAAGGAACTCGCGAGCTTCACAGACGAAGACATCCGCGCGGCTGAGGAGTGGCGGCGGCGGGAGGCCGTGGGAAGTTACGGGTACCAACTCTATCTCCCGTTGAATCTCCCGGAGTTTCGCCGACACGCTCGTTTCACGGCATTCTTCGGGTCTGACCTGTTGACGATAACATTCCCTCGCCAACCAAGCGATGAAGAAACTCGGTTCCAGCGAATCGTCTCCGTTCAGAAAGGCATCAATTCCGCCGCCATGCTTGTCATCGACACCGGCATCCACGCCAAGGGATGGTCGTACGACCGAGCCGTGGCTTACATGCGCGAGAATACCACGCGAACGGACGAGGAAATCGAGTCGGACGTCATCCGCTGCATCAGCCTGCCGGGCGAGGCCGCCGGCGCGGAGATCGGCCGGCAGCATTTCGACGCCCTCCGCCGCGAGGCAGAAGAAAAGCTCGGTGACCGCTTCGATCTCCGCGTGTTCAACGAGTTCATGCTCTCGGGAGGTCCTATGCCCCTGGATATGCTCGAGACGCGCATGCGAGTGTGGATCGCGGAACAAGCCAAGTCCCCATGACCGCGCCTGAGTCATCTTCCGCGGCGGTTTCACCTTCCGCATCGCACGATCCCGCGGTCATCTCCGATCGCGGCCGACTCTATCTCCAACTGGCCGAAACCGATGCCGTCGGTCCCGTTCGACTCCGCAGCCTGATCAGACACTTCGGCACTCCCGAAGCGGTATTGGGAGCGTCCGCAACCGAACTGACCCGCGCCGAAGGCATCGGGCGAACCTCCGCCGAGGCGATCGTCGGGTCGCGGCGAAATGCAGAAACGTCCCGCATCATCGATCGCTGCGAAGAGCTGGGCGTTCGCGTTCTCTGCCAGGAAGACGATGAATATCCCCGCCCCCTTCTGCACATCTCCGATCCACCGATCTGCCTTTTCGTCAAGGGCAGGCTCGAACCGACTGACGCCGTTGGCATGGCCATCGTGGGTACGCGACGCTGTTCGCACTACGGACGGGAGCAGGCACTTCGCTTCGCAGAGAGTCTCGCTGGAGCGGGTTTCACCATCGTCTCCGGGCTCGCCCGGGGCATCGACGGCCACGCACACCAGGGGGCCCTTCAGGCGGGCGGGCGAACCATTGCCGTACTCGGCAACGGACTCGCCACGGTCTATCCCCCGGAGCACGCCGAATTGGCCGAACACATTGTCCAAGCCGGCGCACTGGTCAGCGAGCTCCCGCCCGACGTCGCCCCGGACGCGAAGAACTTCCCGCGCCGCAACAGAATCATCGTCGGCCTGGCCCTGGGCGTAATTGTGGTCGAAGCGGGCAAGCGCAGCGGCGCGTTGATTTCCGCTCGGCTCGCCGCCGATTACAACCGCGAGGCCTTCGCCGTCCCCGGCCGCATCGACCAGCCCGACCGCGCCGCCGGCGTCAACGCCCTGATCCGCGAGGGACATGCCAAGCTGATCACCTGCCTCGACGATGTGCTTTCGGACCTGGGCGATGTGGGGCGCATCATGCACATCAACGCGCCGCCATCCGCCGCGAAGAATGAGGAGGCCGCCTCACCGGTTTCGCTGTTTGATCCACAGGTCGCCGCCCAGGCAGTCGTACCCGGAGCGGACCGTTCACTCTCCGCGGTCGACCAGGCCGTGCTCGACGCGCTGCGCGATGGAGCCACGGACGCCGACAGGATTTGCGAAAGAGCGGGCTTCGATGCCGGCCACGTACTGGCCTCGCTCACCGGGCTTGAGCTCCGCGGGCGCATCCGCCGCCTGCCCGGGAACCGATTCGAGCCCCGCTGAGCTGTTCTCGTCATCACTGAATCCATTCGTCGCCTGCATTGACGCTCCCAGATCCTCGCCGAAAATGACCGATGGAGCGGATCACGCCGCTCATGGCCTGCTTCAAGGAATCCCCCATGCCCGCACACGAAATGCTATGGAAGCCCACCGAGGATCAGGTCCGTCGCTCGCAGATGTACGAACTTATGCAGACCCTGGCCGGCAGGCATGGCTTCGAGCCGAACTGGCCGGCGTTCCACCACTGGTCGGTGGTTCGCAGCGATCTATTCTGGAAGGAAATATGGGATTTCGCGGGAATCGAGGCCACCCGCCCCCCTCGCGCCATTCGCTTCGGCGACGGCATGCTCACGACACGCTGGTTTCCCGGCCTGGAGTTCAATTTCGCTCGGCACCTGCTCCGATTCGATGATGACCGGATCGCCCTGGCCGCGGAGGATGAATTGGGGCGCTCGAGGAATATCACCTACCGCCAGCTTCGCACCGACGTCGCCCGTGCTGCCTCCGCGATGCGCGGCGCGGGCGTGCAGCGCGGCGATCGCGTCGGCGCGTTCATGCCCAACGTTCCCGAGACGGTCATCGCCATGCTCGCCGCCGCGAGCCTGGGTGCGGTGTGGTCGTCCTGCTCGCCGGACTTCGGCATCGAAGGCGTGTTCGATCGTTTTGGACAGATCGAGCCCAAGCTGCTTATCGCCGCCGATGGCTACTACTACAACGGCAAACGGATCGATTCGCTCGAGCGCGTCCGCGGCATCATGGAGCGCATCCCCAGTCTCCAGCGCGCCGTGATCGTGCCCTTCACCCAGGATCGTCCCGACCTTGCCGGATTGAAGAACGCCACGCTATGGGGCGACTTCCTCGCAAGCGATACGACCCTGACTTTCGAACCCGTGCACTTCGATCACCCGCTCTACATCATGTATTCGTCGGGCACGACGGGCATCCCGAAGTGCATCGTACACGGCCACGGCGGAACGCTCATCCAGCACATGAAGGAGCTCATGCTCCACACCGATCTCCGCCGCGATGACACGATTCTGTACTTCACGACATGCGGGTGGATGATGTGGAACTGGCTGGTCAGCGCTCTGGGCGTCGGCGCCACCGTCGTGCTCTACGAAGGCAGCCCGTCGCACCCCTCGATGGATCACCTTTGGCAACTGGCCGAGCGCCTCCCCATCACCGTCTTCGGAACCAGCGCCAAGTACATCGCCGCGTGCGAAAAGGCGGGCATCGAACCGGCGAAGCAGCACGATCTTTCCAGACTTCGCGCCATCCTCTCCACCGGATCGCCGCTCACCGTTGAAAACTTCCGCTGGGTCTATCAGCATGTGAAAGCAGATTTGCAACTGGCCAGCATCTGTGGCGGCACGGACATCATCAGCTGCTTCATGCTCGGCAACCCCGTGCTCCCCGTCTACGCCGGGGAAATCCAATCGCTCGGGCTGGGGATGGACGTCAAGGCGTTCGACTTCAATGGAAGACCGGTCGTGGGGCAGAAAGGCGAGCTGGTATGCTGTTCGCCCTTCCCCTCTCAGCCGACGAACTTCTGGAACGACCCCGACGACGACAAGTACCGCAAGGCCTACTTTGACCGGTTCAACGGCGTCTGGCACCACGGCGACTTTGTGGAGATCACCGAACGCGGCGGCGTCATCGTCTACGGGCGTTCCGACGCCACGCTCAACCCCGGCGGCGTGCGTATTGGTACGGCCGAGATCTACCGGCAGGTTGAGTCCATCGGCGAGATCATGGACAGCGTCGTTGTCGGGAAGAACACCGCGGACGCCGACGTGGAAATCTGTCTGTTCGTCGTTCTCCGCCCCGGCGTGAACCTCGACGATGAATTGACCAGGAGAATCAAGGCGCGAATCGCCGAGGGAACCACCAAACGACACGTTCCCAGGCACATCAGGCAGGTGACGGCCATCCCCTACACGATCAGCGGAAAGAAGGTGGAACTGGCGGTCGCGCGCATCATCAACGGCGAGGACGTTCCCAACCGGGACGCCCTCGCCAACCCGGAGGCGCTTGCCCAATTCGCCGGGATCGTCTGAGGACCGGGTGCAACGGGACTGGACCTGACTGGATCCGACGGATCTCATCTTGCGATCAGATGCCCATTTCCTCTAGGATGCCCCCACGAGACCGGGGATTACCATCGGACGGATGATCAGAATCCCGAGCCAAATCCTGGGCGTGCACCGCACCCGGAGACCGATCTCTCTGCCAGGAGACCACAATGACGACCGCTTCCACACTCCTCCTGCTCACTCTGATTTTGAGCCCGCTTCAGACGGAGCAGGCGAAAGGCGATTCCGGCGAGCGCGATGCCGCAGCCGTCGCCTTGCTGCAGAATTCCGCCGAAGCCATGAAGAAATCCGAGGTGGTTCGATACGACGTAGAGCTTCGCGCCAGCGGCTGGTTGAAGGAATTCGTTCCGGATGTGGAGGGTACGGTCACCATCGGCAACCAGTCGAAATGGGAAATCGACCGCTTCCATTGCCGCGTTCGCATCATGGACAAGGACGGCAAGACCACGGAACGCGAAGCCGGCTCCAACGGCGATGTTTACTTCCTCGTCGATCCCGATACCAAGACAGCGTACGAAGACATGGACCCGCTGGTCCTCGGGCCTGACAGCCGCGCCATTCAGCGAGCCGTCATGTCCGCTTTCGCCTCGCCCGAGCCATTCAAGGAAGAGTTGTCGTCCAAGAGCATCACTCTCGGAAAGCCCGAGGAGATCGCCGGCGTCCAGTGCGATCGCGTGGATGTCGCCATCCAGGGGCGAAAAGACAGCTGGTACATCGCCCGATCCGATAGCCTTCCCCGGCGGGTGGTTCGACTCATTGTGCGGGAAGGCAATGAGGGCACGATCGATATGACCCTCCGTTCACTGGTCGTGGATCCCCAGCTCGACCGCGACCCGTTCACGCTCCGCGTGCCGGAGGGTTACCGAAAAACGAACGAGTTCCCAGAGTGATCGTGGACTTGTTCGTTACAGACGGGTTACCGTCCAATCCGCCTGCAACGTGGTTTCGTTGTTCAAATGGGCCAATCGATCAACGGGAGTCTTGCACGGCTCTTGCCGATTTTTTAGCCTAAGGCGCTGGTAAGATCGGCCCCAAGCGGGAGGCTGTCT
This window harbors:
- a CDS encoding histone deacetylase, which produces MARTGLVQDERFERHLTGQFHPERPERLVAIRRRLRESDLESACEPIAVTPVDMTQVRRNHDEPYLQRLRQACADGAPFIDTPDSGICKESFEIAQLATGAVLNAVDDVMSGRLKNAFCAVRPPGHHAEHHVSLGFCLFNNIAIAARHLLEDHGLSRVLILDFDVHHGNGTQHSFESDPRLLFVSLHGHPSIVYPGTGYEHERGKGEGEGFTINIPILPPGLDEVWRRAFDDPIHPAIERFQPEFVLVSAGFDAHVQDPLAPLELDTASFGWMTDYLLDSARRHCSGRLVSILEGGYHLGALADCVELHVSRLVQSPAS
- a CDS encoding ABC transporter ATP-binding protein; the encoded protein is MLQLCAVRKSFGATRAVDDLTLEIQRGEIFGLLGPNGAGKSTTVALSVGLLVPDGGTVSINGGGAPTNPAVRAQIGTAPQALALYEDLSAEDNIRFFGRLQGLTGRRLRERVAWALDFVGLTERRRDRVKTYSGGMKRRANLAVAIVHDPPLLLLDEPTVGVDPQSRNAIFEKILALREHGTTVIYTTHYMEEAERLCHRVGIIDHGRLLDLDSVDGLIRRHGGRSVVRAETDRGEVRVETDDPVAELVRLQTETRLSSFRLEQPDLETVFLNLTGRSLRD
- a CDS encoding ABC transporter permease translates to MGTALTLAKKDLSLLFRDKVGFFFTFFFPVIYASLFGIVFSGMGQETRALKVAVIDEDDTELSHEFIQRMVDGGDIDARRKVRAGDTLCDMDRETAANLVRKGRLVAYVILKEGFGESAKMPFWGGSPKIRTGIDPSRKAESAMLQGVLTRRYFERLDTLFRDPAEMNRMTEDMLARVASDTDMDPIMRIALSAFLPSLSKFTTQISGGEGNGGFGGIEPVVVEAVETQREKGHPKTSFDITFPQGIVWGIMGCAAAFGISLVVERNSGTLMRLRISPIRFGDIIAGKALACFLTTVTVAAFLFLFASIVFGLRPDSLPLLALAVASCAACFTGIMMLLSVLGKTEQAAGGIGWAILMVFAMIGGGMMPLMFMPSWMQTASNVSPVSWAIYAMEGAIFRGFSPAEMALPCGVLVAVGILGLSLGSVVFARMERT
- a CDS encoding DUF885 domain-containing protein, with translation MNSPKRRSLCWVFRLIGVIAAGTCLGFAPPNLGSQVPTVQQLADRYWSLYCARFPTQCALDRQDPLSGNLEDLSPAANRKWQQDLNTLLIDTDRIPRPTLSADDRLTLDLLQRCIRDEILRASLPWALVPITPVSGPQIDLTNFDRDTRVDDAYIARLRAFPIQIADLELNMHTAAQSGFVLPCLLVERTVPQVNVRSGGRLIKLALIVPLSTCGTNETIEESNARWASTTAAVNEQVDSALRSLHAYLLDEYMPLCRNSIGLGDITGGDAIYAAALRLHATIPIKPEEAHEMGVAEVARLRKELASFTDEDIRAAEEWRRREAVGSYGYQLYLPLNLPEFRRHARFTAFFGSDLLTITFPRQPSDEETRFQRIVSVQKGINSAAMLVIDTGIHAKGWSYDRAVAYMRENTTRTDEEIESDVIRCISLPGEAAGAEIGRQHFDALRREAEEKLGDRFDLRVFNEFMLSGGPMPLDMLETRMRVWIAEQAKSP
- the dprA gene encoding DNA-processing protein DprA; this encodes MTAPESSSAAVSPSASHDPAVISDRGRLYLQLAETDAVGPVRLRSLIRHFGTPEAVLGASATELTRAEGIGRTSAEAIVGSRRNAETSRIIDRCEELGVRVLCQEDDEYPRPLLHISDPPICLFVKGRLEPTDAVGMAIVGTRRCSHYGREQALRFAESLAGAGFTIVSGLARGIDGHAHQGALQAGGRTIAVLGNGLATVYPPEHAELAEHIVQAGALVSELPPDVAPDAKNFPRRNRIIVGLALGVIVVEAGKRSGALISARLAADYNREAFAVPGRIDQPDRAAGVNALIREGHAKLITCLDDVLSDLGDVGRIMHINAPPSAAKNEEAASPVSLFDPQVAAQAVVPGADRSLSAVDQAVLDALRDGATDADRICERAGFDAGHVLASLTGLELRGRIRRLPGNRFEPR
- a CDS encoding acetoacetate--CoA ligase — encoded protein: MPAHEMLWKPTEDQVRRSQMYELMQTLAGRHGFEPNWPAFHHWSVVRSDLFWKEIWDFAGIEATRPPRAIRFGDGMLTTRWFPGLEFNFARHLLRFDDDRIALAAEDELGRSRNITYRQLRTDVARAASAMRGAGVQRGDRVGAFMPNVPETVIAMLAAASLGAVWSSCSPDFGIEGVFDRFGQIEPKLLIAADGYYYNGKRIDSLERVRGIMERIPSLQRAVIVPFTQDRPDLAGLKNATLWGDFLASDTTLTFEPVHFDHPLYIMYSSGTTGIPKCIVHGHGGTLIQHMKELMLHTDLRRDDTILYFTTCGWMMWNWLVSALGVGATVVLYEGSPSHPSMDHLWQLAERLPITVFGTSAKYIAACEKAGIEPAKQHDLSRLRAILSTGSPLTVENFRWVYQHVKADLQLASICGGTDIISCFMLGNPVLPVYAGEIQSLGLGMDVKAFDFNGRPVVGQKGELVCCSPFPSQPTNFWNDPDDDKYRKAYFDRFNGVWHHGDFVEITERGGVIVYGRSDATLNPGGVRIGTAEIYRQVESIGEIMDSVVVGKNTADADVEICLFVVLRPGVNLDDELTRRIKARIAEGTTKRHVPRHIRQVTAIPYTISGKKVELAVARIINGEDVPNRDALANPEALAQFAGIV